A window of the Gossypium arboreum isolate Shixiya-1 chromosome 2, ASM2569848v2, whole genome shotgun sequence genome harbors these coding sequences:
- the LOC108469185 gene encoding phytosulfokines-like, with protein MAKLLATVFILTLFVSTLSSAARTGPPFPANTQQQQAQGVVEVEDSCEGVAEEECLMRRTLAAHTDYIYTQNHNP; from the exons ATGGCTAAATTACTGGCCACCGTTTTCATCCTAACCCTCTTTGTTTCCACTCTATCCTCTGCAGCTCGCACTGGTCCACCTTTCCCTGCAAATACCCAACAACAACAAGCTCAG GGTGTTGTTGAAGTTGAAGATAGCTGTGAAGGAGTTGCAGAAGAAGAGTGTCTGATGAGAAGAACTCTTGCTGCTCATACTGACTATATCTATACTCAAAACCACAATCCATGA